One window of Cumulibacter manganitolerans genomic DNA carries:
- a CDS encoding hemerythrin domain-containing protein, whose amino-acid sequence MLAEQHKRIKKLFAAVDAAEGTDKQDAFDELRRLLAVHEVAEEMVLRPTTTSTEDTSRMRATRRRRRPPRSLRSSRRWASTPPGGRRPSPRCGTPSSSTPSTRRRWSSRSC is encoded by the coding sequence ATGCTGGCCGAGCAGCACAAGAGGATCAAGAAGCTGTTCGCCGCGGTCGACGCCGCCGAGGGGACCGACAAGCAAGACGCGTTCGACGAGCTGCGCAGGTTGCTCGCCGTCCACGAGGTGGCCGAGGAGATGGTGCTGCGTCCCACCACCACGTCCACCGAGGACACGTCGCGAATGCGCGCAACAAGGAGGAGGCGGAGGCCACCAAGATCCTTGCGCAGCTCGAGGAGATGGGCGTCGACGCCGCCGGGTGGACGGCGACCTTCACCACGCTGCGGCACGCCGTCGAGCAGCACGCCGAGCACGAGGAGACGCTGGAGTTCCCGCTCCTGCTGA
- a CDS encoding hemerythrin domain-containing protein produces MGVDAAGWTATFTTLRHAVEQHAEHEETLEFPLLLNGCGPAERKAMGLRLNTVKSFAPTHPHPSTAGSPLANWLVGPYVSLMDRVRDVFSSTDK; encoded by the coding sequence ATGGGCGTCGACGCCGCCGGGTGGACGGCGACCTTCACCACGCTGCGGCACGCCGTCGAGCAGCACGCCGAGCACGAGGAGACGCTGGAGTTCCCGCTCCTGCTGAACGGCTGCGGTCCCGCCGAACGAAAGGCGATGGGCCTGCGGCTGAACACGGTGAAAAGCTTCGCGCCCACGCACCCGCACCCGTCCACCGCCGGCTCGCCGCTAGCGAACTGGCTGGTCGGGCCGTACGTCTCCCTGATGGACCGGGTGCGCGATGTCTTCAGCAGCACGGACAAGTAA